Proteins encoded together in one Sinorhizobium sp. B11 window:
- a CDS encoding fumarylacetoacetate hydrolase family protein translates to MSQSPLDAAASGGLFVGRAWNPDVAGPSIVTLRDGSLVDITSAEAPTLSALLERADAADFVRTASGKALGTLEAIAANSTGKPDTSKAYLLAPADLQAIKACGVTFAQSMIERVIEEKAAGNPDRAASIRERVSTLIGGSLTNIKAGSPEAAEVKKALIEEGIWSQYLEVGIGPDAEVFTKSPVLSSVGWGSDVGLHPISTWNNPEPEIVLAVNSRGEIKGATLGNDVNLRDVEGRSALLLGKAKDNNASCSIGPFIRLFDQSYSLDDVRKAELDLKVTGQDGFVLHGKSSMSQISRDPTDLVKQTVGAHHQYPDGFMLFLGTLFAPTQDRDAKNQGFTHKVGDVVEISSAGLGALVNTVRLSTECPPWTFGISALMSNLAKRGLL, encoded by the coding sequence ATGTCCCAATCCCCCCTCGACGCTGCCGCTTCGGGCGGTCTCTTTGTCGGCCGTGCCTGGAACCCCGATGTTGCCGGGCCGAGCATCGTAACGCTGCGCGATGGCAGCCTCGTCGATATCACCTCCGCTGAAGCGCCGACGCTGAGCGCTCTCCTGGAGCGAGCCGATGCGGCAGACTTCGTCCGTACCGCCAGCGGCAAGGCGCTTGGCACCCTCGAGGCGATTGCCGCCAACAGCACTGGCAAACCAGATACGAGCAAAGCCTATCTGCTGGCACCGGCCGACCTCCAGGCGATCAAGGCCTGCGGCGTGACCTTCGCCCAGTCGATGATCGAACGCGTTATCGAGGAGAAAGCCGCCGGTAATCCGGATCGCGCAGCGTCCATTCGCGAGCGCGTCAGCACGCTGATCGGCGGCAGCCTGACCAACATCAAGGCCGGCTCGCCGGAAGCCGCCGAGGTCAAGAAGGCGCTGATCGAGGAAGGCATCTGGTCGCAATATCTCGAAGTCGGCATCGGCCCGGATGCGGAGGTCTTCACCAAGTCGCCGGTGCTTTCATCGGTCGGCTGGGGTTCGGATGTCGGCCTCCACCCGATCTCGACCTGGAACAATCCGGAGCCGGAAATCGTGCTGGCTGTCAACAGCCGTGGCGAGATCAAGGGCGCCACGCTCGGCAATGACGTGAACCTGCGCGATGTCGAGGGCCGCTCGGCGCTGCTGCTCGGCAAGGCGAAGGACAACAACGCCTCCTGCTCGATCGGCCCCTTCATCCGCCTCTTCGATCAGAGCTACAGCCTCGACGACGTCCGCAAGGCCGAACTCGATCTCAAGGTCACCGGCCAGGACGGTTTCGTGCTGCACGGCAAGAGTTCCATGTCGCAGATCAGCCGCGACCCGACCGATCTCGTCAAACAGACTGTCGGCGCCCACCACCAGTATCCCGATGGCTTCATGCTCTTCCTCGGCACGCTCTTTGCGCCGACGCAGGACCGCGACGCGAAGAACCAGGGCTTTACCCACAAGGTCGGCGATGTCGTGGAAATCTCGTCCGCCGGCCTCGGCGCACTGGTCAATACCGTCCGGCTGTCGACGGAATGCCCGCCCTGGACCTTCGGCATCTCGGCGCTGATGAGCAATCTCGCAAAACGCGGACTGCTCTGA
- the scpA gene encoding methylmalonyl-CoA mutase — MTKTTLSDWEALAEKELRAAPETLTWQTPEGIDVKPLYTAADIDSTGVDSLPGFAPFTRGPRATMYAGRPWTIRQYAGFSTAEESNAFYRRNLAAGQKGLSVAFDLATHRGYDSDHPRVVGDVGKAGVAIDSVEDMKILFDGIPLQDMSVSMTMNGAVIPILANFIVAGEEQGVSKAELSGTIQNDILKEFMVRNTYIYPPEPSMRIVADIIEYTAKEMPKFNSISISGYHMQEAGATLVQELAFTLADGREYVRAAIAKGLNVDDFAGRLSFFFAIGMNFFMEAAKLRAARLLWTRIMEEFEPKKASSLMLRTHCQTSGVSLQEQDPYNNIIRTAFEAMSAVLGGTQSLHTNSFDEAIALPTEFSARIARNTQLILQHETGVTKVVDPLAGSYYVESLTKELADKAWTLIEEVETLGGMTKAVNEGLPKRLIEEAAARRQAAVDKGDEVIVGVNKYRLETEQPIDILEIDNSAVRAAQIRRIEETKRRRDGMKVKEALAALSDIARSGNGNLLAAAVEAARARATVGEISDAMREVFGDHFATPKVIRGVYGTAYRDEPELDVLKARMAEVTEAMGRKPKIMVAKLGQDGHDRGAKVIASAFGDVGFDVLAGPLFQTPEEAAGMALGEKVNVIGVSSLAAGHRTLLPQLIDRLKEQGGGDIIVVCGGVIPRQDYEFLHEHGVAAVFGPGTNVLEAANSVLDLLQGIRRNQ, encoded by the coding sequence ATGACGAAGACGACGCTGTCGGACTGGGAGGCGCTGGCGGAGAAGGAGCTGCGCGCAGCACCGGAGACGCTGACCTGGCAAACACCCGAAGGCATAGACGTCAAACCGCTTTACACGGCAGCCGATATCGACAGCACTGGCGTGGACAGCCTGCCGGGATTTGCGCCCTTCACCCGCGGTCCGCGCGCCACCATGTATGCCGGCCGGCCCTGGACGATCCGACAATATGCCGGCTTCTCGACCGCCGAGGAATCCAACGCCTTCTATCGCCGCAATCTCGCCGCGGGTCAGAAGGGCCTCTCCGTGGCCTTCGACCTCGCTACCCATCGCGGCTATGACAGCGATCACCCACGGGTCGTCGGCGATGTCGGCAAGGCGGGGGTAGCCATCGACAGCGTCGAGGACATGAAGATCCTCTTCGACGGCATTCCGTTGCAGGACATGTCTGTCTCCATGACCATGAACGGCGCCGTCATCCCAATTCTGGCGAATTTCATTGTCGCCGGCGAGGAGCAGGGCGTCTCGAAGGCGGAGCTTTCAGGCACTATCCAGAACGATATCCTCAAGGAGTTCATGGTCCGCAACACTTACATCTACCCGCCGGAACCCTCGATGCGCATCGTTGCCGATATCATCGAATATACGGCAAAGGAGATGCCGAAATTCAATTCGATCTCGATCTCCGGCTATCACATGCAGGAGGCGGGCGCGACGCTGGTGCAGGAGTTGGCCTTCACACTTGCCGACGGGCGCGAATATGTGCGTGCGGCTATCGCCAAGGGCCTGAATGTCGATGATTTCGCCGGGCGGCTCTCCTTCTTCTTCGCGATCGGCATGAATTTCTTCATGGAAGCCGCAAAGCTTCGCGCCGCCCGCCTGCTCTGGACCCGCATCATGGAGGAGTTCGAGCCGAAGAAAGCGTCTTCGCTGATGCTGCGAACTCATTGCCAGACCTCGGGTGTGTCGCTGCAGGAGCAGGATCCCTACAACAACATCATCCGCACGGCTTTCGAGGCGATGTCGGCCGTGCTCGGCGGCACGCAGTCGCTGCACACCAATTCCTTCGACGAGGCGATCGCCCTGCCGACGGAATTTTCGGCCCGTATCGCCCGCAACACCCAGCTCATTCTGCAGCACGAGACCGGCGTTACCAAGGTGGTCGACCCGCTTGCCGGCTCCTATTACGTCGAGAGCCTGACGAAGGAACTTGCCGACAAGGCCTGGACGCTGATCGAAGAAGTCGAGACGCTTGGTGGCATGACGAAGGCCGTCAATGAAGGCTTGCCGAAGCGGCTCATCGAGGAGGCTGCCGCCCGTCGCCAGGCCGCGGTCGACAAGGGCGACGAGGTCATCGTCGGCGTCAACAAGTACCGGCTCGAGACCGAGCAGCCGATCGACATTCTCGAAATCGACAACAGCGCGGTGCGCGCAGCGCAGATCCGCCGGATCGAGGAAACCAAGCGTCGCCGCGACGGCATGAAGGTGAAGGAGGCGCTAGCCGCGCTTTCGGACATTGCCCGCAGCGGCAACGGCAATCTGCTCGCAGCCGCTGTCGAAGCGGCGCGTGCGCGAGCGACCGTTGGTGAAATCTCGGATGCGATGCGTGAGGTCTTCGGCGATCATTTCGCCACACCCAAGGTCATCCGCGGCGTCTATGGAACCGCCTATCGCGACGAACCGGAACTGGATGTTCTGAAAGCCCGCATGGCCGAGGTAACCGAGGCGATGGGCCGCAAGCCGAAGATCATGGTCGCCAAGCTCGGCCAGGATGGACATGACCGCGGCGCCAAGGTCATCGCCTCGGCTTTCGGCGATGTCGGTTTCGACGTGCTCGCCGGCCCGCTATTCCAGACGCCGGAGGAGGCGGCCGGCATGGCGCTCGGTGAGAAGGTCAATGTCATCGGCGTTTCGTCGCTGGCGGCCGGTCACCGGACGCTGCTGCCGCAGTTGATCGACCGGCTTAAGGAACAGGGTGGCGGTGACATCATCGTCGTCTGCGGCGGCGTCATCCCGCGGCAGGATTATGAATTCCTGCACGAACACGGCGTCGCCGCCGTGTTCGGCCCGGGTACCAATGTGCTGGAGGCCGCGAATTCCGTTCTCGACCTCCTGCAGGGGATCAGGCGAAACCAGTAG
- a CDS encoding ABC transporter permease subunit, translating to MSVEAEALTTAVSDHPVEARPKRRGTLPISLATIAVIIAGWSLASAYGAISPVFLPSPFVVAQSLANVAVNGFVDSTLAEHTLASLLRIFAALAVSLLIGVPAGLAIATSRIGKGILDPIVEFLRPLPPLAYLPLIIIWVGIGEASKVTVISLAMLPPIILSTASGVKSAPADFVNAARSFGASRLQVLLYVILPGAIPSILTGTRIALGAGWSTLVAAELVAASQGLGFMIQSAAQFLVTDIVIGGIIVIAAIAFLLEILARLIERVLVPWAAHR from the coding sequence ATGAGCGTCGAGGCAGAAGCACTCACGACGGCAGTCTCGGATCACCCGGTAGAGGCGCGGCCGAAACGCCGCGGTACCCTACCGATCTCGCTCGCAACCATTGCCGTTATCATTGCCGGCTGGAGCCTTGCTTCCGCCTATGGCGCCATCTCACCGGTCTTCCTGCCGTCGCCGTTTGTCGTGGCGCAATCGCTTGCCAATGTCGCGGTCAACGGCTTCGTCGATTCCACGCTCGCCGAGCATACGTTGGCAAGTCTGCTGCGCATCTTCGCAGCGCTCGCCGTCTCGCTCCTCATCGGTGTGCCCGCTGGTCTTGCCATCGCCACCAGCCGCATCGGCAAGGGCATCCTCGATCCGATCGTCGAATTCCTGCGCCCTCTGCCACCGCTTGCGTATCTGCCGCTGATCATCATCTGGGTCGGCATCGGCGAGGCGTCGAAGGTTACGGTCATCTCGCTCGCCATGCTGCCCCCAATCATCTTGTCGACGGCATCAGGCGTCAAATCCGCTCCGGCTGATTTCGTCAACGCCGCCCGCTCGTTTGGCGCAAGCCGGCTGCAGGTGCTGCTGTATGTCATTCTTCCAGGCGCCATTCCGTCGATTTTGACAGGCACACGCATCGCGCTCGGCGCCGGCTGGTCGACGCTGGTCGCTGCCGAGCTGGTGGCGGCAAGTCAGGGCCTTGGTTTCATGATCCAGTCCGCGGCGCAGTTCCTGGTGACCGATATCGTCATCGGTGGAATCATCGTGATCGCCGCCATCGCCTTCCTGCTAGAGATACTGGCGCGGCTGATCGAACGGGTCCTCGTGCCCTGGGCTGCTCATCGCTGA
- a CDS encoding ABC transporter ATP-binding protein: MSILSLQSLSLDYAEAGTRRKRRVLDGVNLHIASDEFVVVIGRSGSGKTSLLNIAAGFTEPSEGRVLVDGKEIDGPDVDRAVVFQDDALYPWLTAAGNVAFPLKLQGIPKGERQRRAEDLLVKVGLDGAGKKNIWELSGGMRQRVGIARALASGPRFLLLDEPLGALDALTRSRMQKFLLDVWAESKTGALLITHSIDEALLLATRVIVLAPNPGRIVADIKTEFGKAVLEGKSIKDIKALTEFKHLNDELTALIHADEEEIAA, from the coding sequence ATGAGCATACTTTCACTACAGTCCCTGTCGCTCGATTATGCCGAGGCAGGCACTCGCCGGAAAAGACGTGTGCTGGATGGCGTCAACCTGCATATCGCCTCCGACGAGTTCGTGGTGGTCATCGGCCGTTCGGGTTCCGGCAAGACGAGCCTTCTCAATATTGCTGCCGGTTTTACCGAGCCGAGCGAGGGACGCGTGCTGGTCGACGGCAAAGAGATCGACGGGCCTGATGTAGACCGAGCTGTCGTCTTTCAGGACGACGCGCTCTATCCATGGCTGACGGCCGCCGGCAACGTCGCCTTTCCGCTGAAGCTTCAGGGCATCCCGAAAGGCGAGAGGCAGCGCCGCGCGGAAGACCTGCTGGTGAAGGTCGGCCTCGATGGCGCGGGCAAGAAGAATATCTGGGAACTCTCCGGTGGCATGCGTCAGCGCGTCGGCATTGCCCGCGCGCTTGCCTCCGGGCCGCGCTTCCTGTTGCTCGATGAGCCGCTCGGCGCGCTCGATGCTTTGACGCGCAGCCGCATGCAAAAATTCCTGCTCGACGTCTGGGCCGAGAGCAAGACCGGCGCGTTGCTGATTACCCACAGCATCGACGAGGCCTTGCTGCTTGCCACGCGCGTCATCGTGCTTGCTCCCAACCCGGGTCGCATCGTTGCCGATATCAAGACGGAGTTCGGCAAGGCGGTGCTCGAAGGAAAAAGTATAAAGGATATCAAGGCGCTGACGGAATTCAAGCACTTGAATGACGAGCTGACCGCGCTCATCCACGCCGATGAAGAGGAGATTGCCGCATGA
- the tauA gene encoding taurine ABC transporter substrate-binding protein yields the protein MKINRRNLLGTAAAAVLTLTTYAAHAADVTLNIGYQPIVEPSRVPQADGTYEKETKAKINWQKFDGGADVIAAIASGSIDIGYVGSSPLAAAASRELPIETIYVVGLISDAEALAVKNITKPEDLKGKKIATPFVSTAHYSLLTALKHWKVDPKSVQILNLRPPEIAAAWERGDIDGAYVWDPVLAQLKKSGSVLATSADVAKWGGPTFDAWIVSRKFADAHPEVVTGFVKVTGAAYASYLANPDSWNAKSPEAEKIAKLTGAKTDEVPALLKGYTFPSLKEQASADLLGGGTTKAVAETSAFLLEQGKIPGVLKDYSPYVSDRWVKEAAKAGL from the coding sequence ATGAAAATCAACCGACGCAACCTGCTGGGCACGGCCGCTGCCGCTGTCCTCACCTTGACCACCTATGCAGCTCACGCTGCCGACGTCACGCTCAATATCGGCTACCAGCCGATCGTCGAGCCGTCGCGCGTGCCGCAGGCCGATGGCACCTATGAAAAGGAGACCAAGGCCAAGATCAACTGGCAGAAATTCGATGGCGGCGCCGACGTCATCGCTGCCATCGCTTCCGGTTCTATCGATATCGGTTATGTCGGCTCGTCGCCGCTTGCCGCGGCCGCCAGCCGCGAACTGCCCATCGAGACGATCTATGTCGTCGGCCTCATCAGCGACGCTGAAGCGCTTGCGGTCAAGAACATCACCAAGCCAGAAGACTTGAAGGGCAAGAAGATCGCCACGCCCTTCGTTTCGACAGCGCATTACAGCCTGCTGACGGCGCTGAAGCACTGGAAGGTCGATCCGAAGTCGGTGCAGATCCTCAATCTGCGTCCGCCGGAAATCGCTGCTGCCTGGGAGCGCGGTGACATCGACGGCGCCTATGTCTGGGATCCGGTCCTGGCGCAATTGAAGAAGAGCGGCAGCGTGCTCGCCACCTCTGCAGATGTCGCCAAGTGGGGCGGCCCGACCTTCGATGCCTGGATCGTCAGCAGGAAATTTGCCGACGCCCATCCGGAAGTCGTCACCGGCTTCGTCAAGGTCACGGGCGCGGCTTACGCCTCCTATCTCGCCAATCCGGATAGCTGGAATGCGAAATCACCGGAAGCCGAAAAGATTGCCAAACTCACCGGCGCCAAGACCGATGAAGTGCCGGCTCTTCTCAAGGGCTATACCTTCCCGAGCCTGAAGGAGCAGGCCAGCGCCGATCTCCTCGGTGGCGGTACGACGAAGGCCGTTGCTGAAACCTCGGCCTTCCTTCTGGAGCAGGGCAAGATCCCCGGCGTTCTGAAGGACTACAGCCCCTATGTTTCCGACCGCTGGGTCAAGGAAGCCGCCAAGGCCGGTCTCTGA
- a CDS encoding LLM class flavin-dependent oxidoreductase, whose product MKKMQIYAFDMNCVGHINHGMWTHPRDRSVNYTDLDYWVDFARTAERGRLDGIFLADIVGIYDVYKNSPAPVIETGAQIPVNDPLMPISAMAYVTKHLGFGVTVNTTYESPFLLARRMSTLDHLTKGRIGWNIVTGYLDSAARSMGFEKLPEHDARYDAAEEYLEILYKLWEGSWDDDAVLRDRKRGIFADASKVRAVSHQGQYYKMEGIHLAEPSPQRTPLLFQAGASARGQDFAARHAECVFIAGPTPQSARPTVDALRAKTLANGRGADAIKILSLITVVVGRTENEAQEKLEDYRRHASIEASLAHYSASVGVDFSKYELDDVIDQSSTNANQSALAAITKQAAKPVTKRQIIDQMVLGSRMKPIVGSPEQVADTLQRWIEEGGIDGFNLARTVTPESLNDFVDLVVPVLQERGLFKADYAEGPLRQKLFGGNGRLSASHPAAQFRR is encoded by the coding sequence ATGAAGAAAATGCAGATCTACGCCTTCGACATGAACTGCGTCGGGCACATAAACCACGGCATGTGGACGCATCCACGCGATCGCTCGGTCAATTACACCGATCTTGACTACTGGGTCGATTTTGCGCGCACGGCCGAACGCGGTAGGCTGGACGGCATTTTTCTGGCCGACATCGTCGGTATCTATGATGTCTACAAGAACAGCCCAGCCCCGGTCATCGAGACGGGTGCGCAGATCCCGGTCAACGATCCGCTGATGCCGATTTCGGCCATGGCTTATGTCACGAAGCATCTAGGTTTCGGCGTCACCGTCAATACGACCTATGAATCGCCCTTCCTGCTGGCGCGGCGCATGTCGACGCTCGATCACCTGACCAAGGGCCGCATCGGCTGGAACATCGTGACGGGCTATCTCGACAGTGCTGCCCGCAGCATGGGTTTCGAGAAACTGCCGGAGCATGATGCGCGCTACGACGCCGCCGAAGAATATCTCGAAATCCTCTACAAGCTCTGGGAAGGCAGCTGGGACGATGATGCAGTGCTACGTGACCGCAAGCGCGGCATCTTCGCCGATGCCTCAAAGGTGCGTGCGGTTAGCCACCAGGGCCAGTATTACAAGATGGAGGGCATTCATCTCGCGGAACCGTCGCCGCAGCGCACGCCCCTGCTCTTCCAGGCCGGCGCATCGGCCCGCGGACAGGATTTCGCCGCCCGCCATGCCGAATGCGTCTTCATTGCCGGACCGACGCCGCAGTCGGCGCGTCCGACTGTCGATGCGCTTCGCGCCAAGACGCTGGCGAACGGCCGCGGTGCAGACGCGATCAAGATCCTGAGCCTGATCACCGTCGTCGTCGGCAGGACCGAAAACGAGGCACAGGAGAAGCTTGAGGACTATCGCCGGCACGCAAGCATCGAGGCGTCGCTCGCCCATTATTCCGCCTCTGTCGGCGTTGATTTTTCGAAATACGAGCTCGATGACGTAATTGACCAGAGTTCGACCAACGCCAATCAGTCGGCACTGGCGGCAATCACCAAGCAGGCGGCAAAACCTGTCACCAAGCGGCAGATCATCGACCAAATGGTGCTCGGCAGCCGCATGAAGCCGATCGTCGGCTCGCCGGAGCAGGTCGCCGACACGCTTCAGCGCTGGATCGAGGAAGGTGGCATCGACGGCTTCAATCTGGCGCGCACCGTGACACCTGAGAGCCTCAACGATTTCGTCGATCTCGTTGTTCCCGTGCTGCAGGAGCGCGGCCTGTTCAAGGCCGATTACGCGGAAGGGCCGCTGCGCCAGAAATTGTTCGGCGGCAATGGCCGGCTATCGGCCAGCCATCCCGCCGCGCAGTTCAGAAGGTAG
- a CDS encoding ABC transporter permease gives MSPIMINLLLRSLWETVLMTAASGVISLIAGLPLGLALVLTNRGGIAENAWVNRVLGGVINGFRSVPFIILLVALIPLTRLIVGTAIGTWAAIVPLAIAATPYYARIAEVSLREVDRGLIDAVRAMGGNRWTIIREVLVPEALPGIVAGFTVTLVTLIGASAMAGAIGAGGLGDLAIRYGYQRFETNVMIAVVVVLIVLVCGIQWLGDRLVARLDHR, from the coding sequence ATGTCACCGATCATGATTAATCTGCTTTTGCGCTCCCTCTGGGAGACGGTGTTGATGACGGCGGCATCCGGCGTGATCTCGCTCATTGCCGGACTGCCGCTCGGACTGGCGCTGGTGCTGACGAACCGAGGCGGCATTGCGGAAAATGCCTGGGTCAACCGCGTTCTCGGCGGTGTCATCAACGGCTTCCGCTCCGTGCCTTTCATCATCCTCCTGGTGGCGCTGATCCCACTGACCCGCCTGATCGTCGGCACGGCGATCGGCACCTGGGCGGCCATCGTTCCGCTCGCCATTGCGGCCACGCCCTACTATGCCCGTATTGCAGAGGTCTCGCTGCGCGAGGTCGATCGTGGGTTGATCGACGCCGTGCGTGCCATGGGTGGCAACCGCTGGACGATCATTCGCGAGGTTCTGGTACCGGAAGCCCTGCCGGGAATCGTTGCCGGTTTCACTGTCACACTCGTAACGCTGATCGGCGCATCGGCGATGGCCGGAGCCATCGGTGCCGGCGGTCTCGGCGACCTCGCCATCCGCTATGGCTACCAGCGTTTCGAGACCAATGTGATGATCGCGGTCGTCGTCGTGCTCATCGTTCTCGTCTGCGGCATCCAGTGGCTGGGCGACCGGCTGGTCGCCCGCCTCGATCATCGCTAG
- a CDS encoding methionine ABC transporter ATP-binding protein: MNSIVSASGIETRPADAEEVVRLTDVRRKFGATPALDGISLSVKKGEVLGIIGRSGAGKSTLIRCLNGLERADSGEIVIEGRNITGLAEKDLQPLRRRIGMIFQHFNLLSAKTVEENVALPLKIEGIGKAERLKRAHELLDLVGLSDKAKAYPSSLSGGQKQRVGIARALAARPALLLSDEATSALDPETTRSILVLLKDINRKLGLTILLITHEMEVVRGIADRVAVIDAGRIVEEGQVWSIFGNPQTAITKSLLGGIRPQLPEHIAARLSQSGGTEAIVSVDLSGPEAQGALFADLSAVLPHSFRLVHGGIDHIQNQPVARFFIAVPARDPALAGKVEQFLKARSARVEVLGYVTDHD; the protein is encoded by the coding sequence ATGAATTCAATTGTCTCCGCTTCAGGGATCGAGACGCGCCCCGCTGACGCCGAAGAGGTCGTCCGGCTGACGGATGTCAGGCGTAAATTCGGTGCTACACCGGCGCTTGACGGCATCTCGTTGAGTGTGAAGAAGGGCGAGGTTCTCGGCATTATCGGACGCAGCGGCGCCGGAAAGTCGACGCTGATCCGCTGCCTGAACGGTCTTGAGCGCGCTGATAGCGGCGAGATCGTCATCGAGGGCCGTAACATTACAGGCCTTGCCGAGAAGGACCTGCAGCCGTTGCGCCGCCGCATCGGCATGATTTTTCAGCACTTCAATCTGCTTTCGGCCAAGACAGTCGAAGAGAACGTCGCGCTGCCATTGAAGATCGAAGGTATCGGCAAGGCCGAGCGACTGAAGCGGGCGCATGAGCTTCTGGATCTCGTCGGCCTTTCCGACAAGGCCAAGGCTTATCCGTCTTCCCTTTCAGGCGGCCAGAAGCAGCGTGTCGGTATCGCCCGCGCACTTGCGGCACGCCCGGCCCTGCTACTTTCCGACGAGGCGACCTCAGCACTCGATCCGGAAACGACGCGCTCGATCCTTGTCCTGCTGAAAGATATCAATCGTAAGCTCGGACTTACTATCCTGTTGATCACCCATGAGATGGAGGTGGTGCGTGGCATTGCCGATCGCGTCGCCGTCATCGACGCTGGCAGGATCGTGGAAGAGGGACAGGTCTGGTCGATCTTCGGCAATCCGCAGACGGCGATCACCAAGAGCCTGCTCGGTGGCATCCGCCCGCAACTACCCGAACATATTGCCGCTCGCCTGTCGCAGTCAGGTGGCACGGAAGCGATCGTCAGTGTCGATCTCTCCGGTCCGGAAGCCCAGGGCGCTCTCTTTGCCGACCTTTCGGCGGTATTGCCGCATTCCTTCCGCCTCGTCCATGGCGGCATCGATCACATCCAGAACCAGCCCGTGGCACGGTTCTTCATTGCTGTCCCGGCGCGCGATCCTGCGCTTGCCGGAAAGGTCGAACAATTTCTGAAGGCCCGGTCCGCCCGGGTGGAGGTGCTTGGTTATGTCACCGATCATGATTAA
- a CDS encoding MetQ/NlpA family lipoprotein gives MTKNKNIGTISISRRAALTVAASAVALIAFAAPAPSFAEDKSIKVGIMSGEDEDVWRVVTTEAAKKGLKIETITFNDYTQPNEALERGEIDANAFQHQPYLDNQIKQNGYHIVRVGYTGVWPIGLYSKKHKSVAELPEGAVIGVPNDPSNEGRALRVLQSEGLIKLKDGTGILATIADVAENPKNIEIKELDAGIVGRSIDDLDAGVVNTDWALKSGLSPAERVAQEPIADNPYRNFIAVKEENKDADWVKTLVSSYQNDTVKAEFDKVYKGTGLSAY, from the coding sequence ATGACCAAGAACAAGAATATCGGCACCATTTCGATTTCGCGCCGCGCGGCACTCACTGTTGCCGCATCTGCGGTTGCGCTCATCGCCTTTGCTGCGCCGGCTCCTTCCTTTGCGGAAGACAAGTCGATCAAGGTCGGCATCATGAGCGGCGAGGACGAGGATGTCTGGCGTGTCGTGACCACCGAAGCCGCCAAGAAGGGCCTCAAGATCGAGACGATCACCTTCAACGATTATACCCAGCCGAACGAAGCGCTGGAGCGCGGCGAAATCGACGCGAACGCCTTCCAGCACCAGCCCTACCTCGACAATCAGATCAAGCAGAACGGCTACCACATCGTCCGTGTCGGCTATACCGGCGTGTGGCCGATCGGCCTCTACAGCAAGAAGCACAAGTCCGTCGCCGAGCTGCCGGAAGGCGCCGTGATCGGCGTGCCGAACGATCCGTCCAACGAAGGTCGTGCGCTGCGCGTTCTGCAGAGTGAAGGCCTTATCAAGCTGAAGGACGGCACGGGCATTCTTGCGACGATCGCCGACGTCGCTGAAAATCCGAAGAATATCGAGATCAAGGAACTGGATGCCGGCATTGTCGGCCGTTCGATCGATGACCTCGACGCCGGCGTCGTCAATACCGATTGGGCGTTGAAGAGCGGCCTTTCGCCGGCAGAGCGCGTCGCGCAGGAGCCGATCGCCGACAATCCCTACCGCAACTTCATTGCCGTGAAGGAAGAAAACAAGGATGCCGATTGGGTGAAGACCCTGGTATCTTCCTATCAGAACGATACCGTGAAGGCCGAGTTCGACAAGGTCTATAAGGGTACGGGCCTCAGCGCCTACTGA
- the msuE gene encoding FMN reductase encodes MSAPKLVGLAGSFNRPSKTFALVENIAGLAAEKYGFRNTIYDLTDVGPSLGQALRRDDLDNRAKEVIADIVSADAIVIGAPTYKGSYPGLFKHLVDLIDPHELRAKPIVITATGGGDRHALMVEHQLRPLFGFFMAHTLPTAVYASDRDFTDYRVSSEQLSKRIGEVIGELSAFFPARSSALIAAE; translated from the coding sequence ATGTCAGCACCCAAACTGGTCGGTCTTGCCGGCAGCTTCAATCGTCCCTCGAAGACCTTTGCGCTGGTCGAGAATATCGCCGGCCTCGCCGCGGAAAAATATGGCTTCCGCAATACGATTTACGACCTGACGGATGTTGGCCCCTCGCTTGGGCAGGCGTTGCGCCGTGACGATCTCGACAATCGCGCCAAGGAAGTCATCGCCGATATCGTTTCTGCGGATGCTATCGTCATCGGCGCGCCGACCTATAAGGGCAGCTATCCGGGCCTTTTCAAGCACCTGGTCGATCTCATCGATCCGCATGAATTGCGCGCAAAGCCGATTGTCATCACGGCGACGGGCGGCGGCGATCGCCACGCGCTCATGGTCGAACATCAGCTTCGCCCGCTCTTCGGCTTCTTCATGGCCCATACCTTGCCGACGGCCGTCTACGCCTCAGATCGCGATTTCACTGACTATCGCGTCTCCTCCGAACAGCTTTCCAAGCGTATCGGGGAGGTCATCGGCGAGCTTTCCGCTTTCTTTCCGGCCAGAAGTTCCGCGCTGATCGCGGCGGAATGA